A genomic region of Haliotis asinina isolate JCU_RB_2024 chromosome 1, JCU_Hal_asi_v2, whole genome shotgun sequence contains the following coding sequences:
- the LOC137284479 gene encoding visual pigment-like receptor peropsin, with translation MFVREKRFRTSVDALLLNLSISDLGMTALCFPFIISANFAQEWIHGSTGCTMYGFVSFLFGNASISTLSAISVERYLIICRHYAETILQRRMSLVKIFGIIWFQAFIWAMLPITTGVEYAVEPFQTSCTVDWRGKSLRSRLFILGLVILVLGVNSLIMFFCYICIFCKAKMEFRRRREIQNVVVTKICFVLVVAFFVCWAPYAVVSLMGSYGNPHTIPRVLTVVPVVFAKLSTCLNPVFYVVISKRFRKRYLDTIKCKKQNRLYPSSIITIQMALRQYQTDRH, from the exons ATGTTTGTACGGGAGAAACGGTTCAGAACGTCGGTGGATGCGCTGCTCCTCAACCTCTCCATTTCTGACCTCGGGATGACAGCCTTGTGCTTCCCATTCATCATCTCAGCAAACTTTGCTCAG GAGTGGATACATGGCAGCACTGGCTGCACAATGTACGGGTTTGTCAGCTTCTTGTTCGGCAACGCGTCAATATCAACTCTTTCCGCAATCAGCGTGGAAAGATATCTTATAATATGTAGGCACTATGCAG AAACCATTTTGCAAAGAAGGATGTCGCTCGTAAAGATTTTTGGTATTATTTGGTTCCAAGCTTTTATCTGGGCGATGCTACCCATCACTACAGGTGTAGAGTATGCAGTGGAACCATTCCAG ACGTCATGCACCGTAGACTGGAGAGGCAAATCCCTGAGGTCCAGATTGTTCATTCTTGGTCTTGTCATTCTTGTGTTGGGGGTTAACAGTCTCATCATGTTCTTTTGCTACATCTGCATCTTCTGCAAGGCAAAGATGGAATTTCGCCGTCGACGAGAAATACAGAACGTGGTTGTAACTAAG ATATGCTTTGTTCTGGTTGTCGCATTTTTCGTATGCTGGGCGCCATACGCTGTCGTATCCTTAATGGGATCCTATGGAAACCCTCACACCATCCCCCGAGTCCTCACCGTCGTCCCCGTTGTATTTGCCAAGCTGTCAACGTGTCTCAATCCGGTGTTTTATGTCGTCATCTCCAAAAGATTCCGAAAACGTTACCTGGATACTATCAAATGCAAGAAACAGAACCGTCTGTACCCTTCCAGCATAATCACCATTCAAATGGCCCTCAGACAGTACCAGACTGACAGACACTGA